From the Cydia pomonella isolate Wapato2018A chromosome 11, ilCydPomo1, whole genome shotgun sequence genome, one window contains:
- the LOC133522940 gene encoding asparagine synthetase [glutamine-hydrolyzing]: protein MCGIWAIFGAKDGVNLKCIKCFAAITHRGPDAWRVEQDAREPGALLGFSRIAIVDGLHGMQPMKLHRYPRTTLICNGEIFNCKLLQTEHDFPYETNCDVEAIIHLYHNFGIAEAVRRLDAEFVFCLVDGEQRKIYLARDPYGVRPMFRFHDPESGTMGICSEAKGLVGIKESASETAILEPFPPGHFQIWSMLDGGKVKLDHTEQFFKPGMSLNYKPYVPESVLKKMNVYEKTAHLLEAACRKRMMSDRRIGCFLSGGLDSSLVTALVVKLAKEYKLPYKIQTFAIGMGDSPDLAAARIVADHLGTEHYEVQFDENDVREALDNVIYHLETFDITTIRASIPMYLLSKYIKEKTDTTVVFSGEGADEVAQGYIYFRDAPSAEAGHEESLRLLSDIYLYDGLRADRTTSAFSLELRVPFLDIEFTHHYLGTDPKLRQPQDGVEKYLLRKSLEKSDLLPDSILWRHKEAFSDGVASVKKSLFTTIGEIIADRYKDEPTLYKGIQPTTTESKYYRHVFEKSFPGQYNFTPYYWMPKWVEVSDPSARFIKHYAAK from the coding sequence ATGTGCGGAATTTGGGCGATATTCGGAGCCAAGGACGGGGTGAACCTAAAATGCATCAAGTGCTTCGCCGCGATCACTCACCGCGGGCCAGACGCGTGGCGCGTCGAACAAGACGCGCGCGAACCCGGCGCGTTGCTGGGCTTCAGTCGTATCGCCATCGTCGACGGCCTGCATGGCATGCAGCCCATGAAACTCCATCGCTACCCCCGCACCACCCTCATCTGCAACGGTGAAATCTTTAACTGCAAACTCCTCCAAACCGAACACGATTTCCCCTACGAGACCAACTGCGACGTCGAGGCCATCATCCACTTGTACCACAACTTTGGCATTGCCGAGGCCGTTAGGAGGCTTGATGCCGAATTCGTATTCTGTCTGGTTGATGGCGAGCAAAGGAAAATTTACTTAGCCAGAGACCCTTACGGTGTCCGCCCGATGTTCCGTTTTCATGACCCAGAGAGCGGCACCATGGGCATCTGCTCGGAAGCTAAAGGCTTAGTCGGAATCAAAGAATCCGCCAGTGAAACGGCGATATTAGAACCATTTCCGCCCGGCCATTTTCAAATATGGAGTATGCTTGATGGCGGTAAGGTAAAATTGGATCATACAGAGCAATTTTTCAAACCGGGAATGTCCCTTAACTATAAACCATATGTCCCAGAAAGTGTTCTGAAAAAAATGAATGTTTACGAGAAAACGGCACATTTACTAGAAGCCGCCTGTCGCAAGAGAATGATGTCGGATCGTCGAATCGGATGCTTCCTCAGTGGTGGACTGGATTCTTCGCTAGTCACCGCTTTGGTAGTTAAACTCGCGAAAGAATACAAACtgccatacaaaatacaaacattTGCGATAGGAATGGGAGATTCCCCAGATTTAGCTGCGGCTCGAATCGTAGCGGATCATTTAGGCACAGAGCACTATGAAGTTCAATTTGATGAGAATGACGTACGAGAAGCCTTAGACAACGTGATCTATCATCTCGAAACATTTGACATTACCACGATCCGCGCAAGCATCCCTATGTATCTTTTGTCCAAGTATATAAAGGAGAAAACTGACACTACGGTAGTGTTTAGTGGGGAAGGCGCGGATGAGGTGGCTCAGGGCTATATATATTTCAGAGACGCACCTTCTGCAGAAGCAGGGCATGAAGAAAGCTTGCGTTTGCTATCAGATATCTACTTATACGACGGCTTGAGAGCAGACCGCACAACGAGCGCGTTCAGCTTAGAACTCAGAGTACCTTTCTTAGATATTGAATTCACACATCATTACCTAGGCACGGATCCGAAATTGCGCCAGCCACAAGATGGAGTAGAGAAGTATCTGTTACGGAAAAGTTTGGAGAAAAGCGATCTCCTGCCAGACTCTATACTCTGGAGACATAAAGAGGCATTTTCGGACGGCGTGGCGTCGGTGAAGAAATCCCTATTCACAACTATAGGAGAAATCATAGCAGACCGGTACAAAGATGAGCCTACTCTGTACAAGGGCATCCAGCCCACTACGACGGAATCAAAATATTATCGCCATGTATTTGAAAAATCATTCCCGGGCCAATATAACTTTACTCCATACTACTGGATGCCCAAGTGGGTCGAAGTCTCAGACCCTTCTGCGCGGTTCATAAAGCATTACGCTGCCAAATAA